In the genome of Malania oleifera isolate guangnan ecotype guangnan chromosome 5, ASM2987363v1, whole genome shotgun sequence, the window ATAAAAGgtattaggaaaaataattagtattattttcaaggtagtatagttattggctcagcagttgttatttctgagaaagatgcaggttcagatacaatcaGGTTATGGCATATGTGATTGGCACATGCGggtgaaaaatatttgcaacaacAAGTTAAGCGAGACTTGTTGAAGGGTGCAAAGGTATGTAAGCTTGAATTTTGTGAACATTGTATTCTGGGAAAACAGACGAGTGAAATTTGGCATTGCAGCCCACCAGCCTgcaggtattttagactacatccacacAGATGTACGGGGGCCTACCAAAGctgcttcattgggtggtatgcattattttgtcacttttgttgatgatttttccagaagagtttgggtatacgctatgaaaaataaaaatgaagtgtgatattttccttaagtagAAAAAATTGGTTAAAACTCAAAGTGGTAGAAAGATCAAACGGCTCAGATCGGATAATGGTAGTGAATACATGAGTAatccgtttatgaaggtatgtcaagatGAAGGTATTTCTCGACACTTTACAGTTAGAAATACATCACGACAAAATGAGGTGGCCGAGCGCATAAAGCGGACTTTGCCAGAGAAAGTtcaatgtatgttgtctaatgttgggttGGACAAAAGGTTTTGATCTAAGACGGTTACATATGTATGTCATCTCATCAACCGTCTACCGTCATCTGCGATtaggggaaaaacaccctatgaggtatgggtCTGAAAAACCTGCtaatgattatgattctttacatgtatttggaaCTATTGCTTATTATCatattaaagaatctaagttggatccaagagccaagaaagcaacaTTCTTGGGGattagtgcaggagtcaaaggatactgtctttggtgtctagagacgaaaagaATGATTCTAAGcaaggatgtgacttttgataAACTTGCGATGATAAAGACAGCAGTACATAAGGAATCACTAGTTGAAGAAAAGATCAGTGGTAATCAACAGCAGGTGGAGCTCGGGACAACTTTGAGagacccagtgagaaatgaggcTACACGATGTTAGTCTCTAGTTACAGTGGATAacagtgtacaagaagaggagatttcaatccaAGAATATCcatagcaacaagaatcaattgcttCTCAGAGGCCAAGAAGAGAAGTTCAAAAGAAACTctaaatgcagtctcttcattagAATCAGACTTAGGAGCTAGCCCaaaggtaagaaagcaattggttgcaaatgatttctagatgcaaataatgttcgcttcaaagttagattgatagctaagggctacgcacaaaAGGAAAGTATTGATTAttatgaggtattttctccaattgttaaacattcttctattcaaattttgttggctttggtaacACAATTTGAccttgaactagttcagctcaatgtaaaaactgcatttttacaagGTGATTTGGAAGAGAAAATCTATATAGCTCAGCCAAATGGATTTATGGTTGCTGGAAAATAAAATTGGGTATGCAAACTGGGAAAATcgttatatggtttaaaacagtctccaagacagtggtacaaacgatttcatcagtttatgattggtcacaagtacattagaaataaatatgattattgtgtttattttcgtagGCTACAAAATGAATCTTTTATATATTATTTACTCTTAtatattgatgatatgttgatagcttcaaagaacagggaagaaatcaacaaactGAAAGGTTATTTAACCAAGACTtcgagatgaaagatcttggtgaaacAAAGaaaatacttggcatggagatatgTTAAGATAGAGTGAGAGGGAGAGTAGTTTAACTCAAAAACAGTACTTGAAGAAGGTAGTATAAAGTTTTGGCATGTTTTGAGTAGTCAAAACCAGTTAGCACTCTGCTTGTTCCTCACTTCAATCTTAGTGCATCTTTATCTCCTAATTCAGATGAGGAACATAAGTATATGTCgcaagttccttatgcaagtgcaattggtagtctaatgtatgcaatgatttgtagaagacctgatatttcacaggTTGTTAGTATGGCGAGCAGGAATATGTATGATtagggtaaaggacattggcaagctgtgaaatggattttacgGTACATTACGAATACTATaaatgttggtatagtatttgagaaaaataatactattgatcaacatgtTACTGGATATGTGGATTATGATTTTGTTGGTTATCTGGATAAacatcgatcaactactggatatataTTTACATTTGCAAATgatccagtgagttggaggtctaccttatagtCTACTATTATTTTGTCTACAACaaaagcagagtacatggcagcttcaaaGGCTATTAAGGAAACTATTTGGTTGCAGAGTTTACTTTAAAATTTGAGAGTTGTTCAAAAGTACATTACTAtgttttgtgatagccaaagtgctattcatttggcaatgaaccaagtctaccatgcacgaacgaaacACAATGGCATTCAATTTCACTTTATGTGGGACACAATTGATAAAGGCAAAACACTTATTCAGAAGATTACTACAGTTGAGAATATCGCAAATATGTTGACCAAGGttatgacaacaatcaagtttaaacattgtttggacttaattaatatcctgcaagtctgaatacTTTTGAAAGCCACtgatgatgtggaactctagaGATCGTTtatgactgaaaaatttgttgaatttatcatcaaggtggagatttgttagTTTTTTAGTTCCACATCGGTAGAAAGGTTTTTTTAAGCCTTTTATTTGAAGGTATATTAGGAGTTTCCCTCAGCATTTGTAAATACACCTCTCATTTTTTAgagttacaaatagtatttgtacTCTAGGTTACATTATTGTGTTGTTCTTTATTACTGTCTTTGATTATTAGTTTCTACACAAGTGGGGTTCCCGCAACAGGTCCTCTAACCCCTACCAAGGTGAGGATCCAAAGCCATAAATACGAGCTTCACATTACATAGCAAAGAAACCTAAGAATTTCAAATTTCATGACATTTAGCACTAGAATTCTTCCAAACCTAAACTTCAATAAACTACTAGGAAATAAAACCCGAACTGTTAAAATAGATAATTAATTCACAACATAAGAGCGAGTAATTCCGCTTCCTAACGCTAATCCTTTCTCCGAAAACCAATATcttcacaaaaattcaaaacgGCCAAACCAGAGCTCATACCTTTGTTCCACGTTGTCGGACTATAATTGAACCGGGCTTCGCAACTTGATCTCCGTAGATCTTGACGCCGAGTCTTTTCCCTCTCGAGTCTCGACCGTTTTTCGTACTTCCCGCACCTTTCTTGTGCGCAGACTCGATCGTCAATGGCAATTTGAGAGGAAGGGAGACGGACACCTTGCGGCCTACGCCGAAACCTCCGCAGTCGCCTCTGAGGAAAGATGACGAAGAGCTTGAAGACAAGGACAGCCCTTTGAAGGCTCCAACTAAGTTGAAGCTCATACACGCAGCTGCCATTTGAAGAATTCTTTCGCTTAACTGTGAGATTTTGGGGAGTGAAAATGCGCACACTCTGGACTGAGGGGCAGCGAAGAAGTTGGAGCTTAGAAGCTTATCTATACAGCTAGTGTGGGACAACtgcgagttttttcccgttttataattaaaagtaaataaaatataaaataatactctgaacagggaattttttttcaaaataatactcacgtaatctcgcaacttcatgctgcgagatttaaactggtgGCCACTCTGCCATCGACGCGTGGCAAAGAACGAAACAAGGGTAACGTGACGCGTGGCGACGGGTAAAgaaatctcgcaggtccaacctgcgagatttcaGATGCGAGCGAACAGTGAGgcgacacgtggtaaatctcgcaggtcaAGAAGGCAACGTACGGAGGCGACGCGTGGCTGGTATGCGATCGTGACACGTGGTgaatctcgcaggttggacctgcgagTTTTAAGAAGACAACGTACGGAAGCGACGCGTGGCTGGTAAGCGATCGTGACACGTGGTGAATCTCGtaggttggacctgcgagatttaagAAGCGACCGTACGGAGATCCTAAGGAATGAActtggagttttttcccgttttataattaaaaataaataaaatataaaataatactctgaacAGGGGTAACTTGTCCTCGTTGCATCGTAAATATTCTGCCAAGTATTTTGCCAAGATTCTCTTAATTAATTGTGATtaatatagttaaaatttttttatatatatttttaaataaaaaacactagtagtgatagTTTAGTAAATTtatcgctaataatagactattagtcaCAATTTCaataaatcgttactaataagagactattagtgacggtctttcTAAAACATCAGTAATATAGTTAAtaaattctttatattttttaaataaaaaactctattagtaacagtttaataaatttgtcgctaataatagactaaaAGCGACGGTTtgcataaatcgtcactaatagatTTGACTTTTTTAgggtcaacaaatgcattattagtgacagttttataaaCCATTACTAGTACAAGACTAATAGGGACGGTTTAGAAGAATTGTGACTAATATTgtagtattagtaacgatttctTAGAACCGATACTAATAGTGTTGACTTTTTCTTAGTcaactattattattagtaacaGCTTAGGCAATCGTTATTAATATgatgctattagtgacggttaataaaccgtcactaatataccAAGAAACGTCGCCAATATTTTTGCGGGATAATTTCCGCCGAAAAAGTGGTTTCCCACAATGGTTTGAGGaggaaaactggtttttagttatgacagtattagtgacagtttgaaaatctTCACCAAAAGTGCATTACTAGTTATGGTTTTtaaaaaccgtgactaatatgCGCTTGTAGTAACAaatttagaaccgtcactaatactttcgtcactaaaaatcaagtTTTTTGTAGTGATTATGAATTACGATAAAATAACACAATTTgctacaaaatttaaaaatttgtgaaaatttgaaatacatacaaaataatagcatttttttCACAAAATGTGCTCCATGTGCGGAAACACTTAATGGATTTCATGCACACAATAAATTGTAAGAGAAATGAATTTTGAATACAATTTTAATGCTTAGAAATGGGATAGaacatttgtttttattttccctACACTCTTCATGAGTTATGATGTATCTCTTATAGTATCTTATTAATgacatattttttcttttgaaatataaTGTCTAAATGTGAACGTATCCAAAGCATACTCAAGTTGTTGAAATAAAATGAAGTAGCACGTGCATATGCTATGCTCAAGTTGTCGAAATAAAATGAACTAGCACGTGCATATGCTCATGCCCTACACTAATattaataacaacaacaacaacaacaacaacaacaacaacaataataataataataataataataataataataataatagtaatataaaaaggaaaaaatactAATTTTTATACCTTTAaccataataattataataacaatTACGGTAAAAGAAACTAACCTaccttgaggtttggcaaaaccATAGGAGCTCCCCTAAGTTTCCAAAATCCTATTTATTTGCCCTAAAGGTTTCAAATTTGTtagacctcccttgagatttacTAAAAAGAGATAAATCTTCGTTAAAAgacttatttttttacaaaacacGAGAAGAGGTACATGTTTTTTTAATAAACCGCAAGGGAGGTCCTCATAATTCTTGAAAGCTCGGGAAAGGTccttagaatttttaaaatctcagtgaaactaataaattattattattttaaggataatatttaatatcaattcattaaaaatcaataacagc includes:
- the LOC131154864 gene encoding large ribosomal subunit protein bL27c, whose protein sequence is MAAACMSFNLVGAFKGLSLSSSSSSSFLRGDCGGFGVGRKVSVSLPLKLPLTIESAHKKGAGSTKNGRDSRGKRLGVKIYGDQVAKPGSIIVRQRGTKFHPGKNVGLGKDYTIYSLIHGLVKFEKFGPDRKKISVYPRIEQPVNPNSYRARKIEYFRQQRERKKARKEGTVVAQPPLVLASAAEITNANPIC